ATCATGACCGATGATGAAGATCGGGAAAATGAGGGCGATCTTGTCATTGCGGCGCAATTTGCAACACCACAAGCCATTAACTTTATGACACGCCAAGCTTGCGGTCTTATTTGCCTCTCCCTCTCTCCCAATCAAATTGATCGACTTAAATTACCGCCGATGACTTTAGAAAATAAAAGTCAGCATGAAACGCCTTTTACTGTCAGTATTGAAGCAGCAAGCGGTGTGACAACAGGGATTTCCGCCTTTGATCGTTCCCACACGATCCGTGTTGCAGCTTCTCCTGATGCAAAGCCTGAAGAAATCGTCAGTCCTGGACATATTTTTCCTTTAAGGGCACATCCCAAAGGCGTTTTAGGACGCAATGGCCATACCGAAGGGGCGCTTGATCTCGTAAAACTTGCAGGGCTTGGTGAAGGTGCGGTGATCTGTGAAATCATGGCAAAGGATGGCACAATGATGCGAGGCGCAGAACTCAAAGAATATGCACAGCGCCACCATTTCCCCATGATTTCGATTAAAAACTTAATAACGTGGATTTCCGAACACGGCACACAAGCACTGGAAAATTTCGAAAGTGAACAAGAAGAAATCCCTTCCAGTTGCATCTGCACGGCTTCTGCAGAAATGCCGGATCTTTACGCTGGATCAGATCTCAAAATTCATGTTTTCCGTTTTCCAAACAGCTTAAACCCAAACAAAGAAATAGAACAGATTGCCCTTGTTAAAGGCGATCTCAGTGAAGGTACGCCGCTCGTGCGCCTGCATTCTGCTTGCTTAACAGGGGATGCTCTCGGTTCCCTGCGCTGTGACTGCGGCCCACAACTGCAAGAAGCCCTACGCCGGATTAAAGCAGCACCATCAGGTGCCCTCATCTATCTTCGAGATCATGAAGGAAGAGGGATTGGTCTAGAGGCAAAAATTAAAGCCTATGCGCTGCAAGATAAGGGACTAGATACCGTTGCGGCCAATGAGGCGCTGGGCTATCCGGCTGACCTGCGAGATTTTTCCCAAGGTATCGAAATTTTAAAAACACTTGGCGCAAAATCTGTTCGTCTTATGACCAACAATCCACGGAAAATCGCTGCTTTAGAAAAAGCCGGCTTAAAAATTGAATCGCAGGAAAGACTTGAGCTCCCAACACAGGAATTTAATCGCTTTTACTTAGAAACAAAGAAAAAGCGTCTCGGCCACGCCCTAGAGCTTCCCAAAAACGCATCGCCCTCAACCCTCGACATCCTTTAATGAAAGATTTTTTATGAGTTTACGTCCTGTCTCAACCAATATGGTTCCAAAATTTACAAATGCCCCAAAAATTGCCGTCATTGTCAGCCAGTTTAATGAAGAAGTCACCAATGGCCTTTTGGAAGGAGCTCAAGCCCTTTTAAAAGAGAATAACCTTCCCAATGCAGAACTTTTCAAAGCACCTGGTGCATTTGAATTGCCTTTAATTGCCAGAGCTCTCGCCAAATCCGGAAAATATGAAGGTGTTGTCGCCCTTGGCTGTGTGATTAAAGGAGACACAGCACATTTTGAATATATTTCAGGCGAAGCTGCCCGTGGCATGATGGCGGTACAGCTTGAAACGGGTATTCCTGCTTCTTTTGGGATCTTAACAGTCTATTCACAAAAAGAAGCTTTGGTTCGTTCCGCAAAGGATGAATCAAATAAAGGACGTGAAGCCATGCTTGCCTGCCTTCAGACAATTAAAACATTAAGAAAAATTTAATTTTGCTTTTTAACAACACATAGCCTCATGTTATGTTTTTTTGACGCACATAAAGAAAATTAAAACTTAGGCTGTCAGTCTCTCTCTGGCAGCCTAAAATCTTTCTGAGGCGTAAATTTTAAGCATTACCTGCCACATTCTCTTTTAAGAGAGTCCGGACTTTAAGAATGCGCACAAAAAAGAAAAGGGATGTAGATAAAATTGCTCTGGAATCTCTGATATTTTTTCCCGATTCTCTTAAAACCCCCGAAAACCCTAAACGACAGCGATTTTTCCGTCCCCGGCAAACCTGTGGATAACTTTGTGGAAGACTCTGGGACGAATCTTTGGACAAATCTTTAGAAAGAGGAGATTCCTCTAGAAAAGTTAAAATAATTAAAAATCACTGAGCTTGGGCACAAGTAAAAAATGGGAAAAAGCGTCAAGGCACAAAAAGTAAAAAAAAATTAGAAAATTTTCTTTTACAGAAATGTGACATATTAGACTCCTTGAATCTCTGGGCTTATTGAAAAAAAGTAACAGTTTTAAAAAAATTTCAACAAAATAAAAAAACCGCAGAAAACTAGCTTTTTTAAAAGCATACAAAATGCGCAAAAGAAAAATACGTCTTGCTAAAATTTTCTCATGCAATATGTTTAATTTCTGAAAGTCTTCGGAAAGGCTTTATTAGGGATGGGGATTCCTTCTTAAAATTTAGACGGCTTACAAAAGTTCTTTTGCATTTTTATATTAAAAAATGTCGAAAATCTTTTCTGCCTCTCTTTATCCTTTTTCTTTGATCCCAAAGAAAGAAGAAACCTGTGGATAACTTTGTGGAAGACTCTGGGACGAATCTTTGGACGAATCTATAACAGAGGGAGTTTTCTCGGAAGAATGGCAATTTATCCAAATTTTCTGAGCTTGGGCACAACCGACGTCAAAAAAAACACGTCAACCCTAAAAAATGATAAATACTTAGACAATTTAGAGGTACTTTATCTTGCCATTCCTAAAAATATGGGGCTAACTTTTTCTAAAGCCTTCCTAAGATGAATAAAATAACCTTAGATTCTTCATAACCCCAAAAATCACACGCGTACTTAAGTACAGGTTTTTACACCTCCTAAAGAGGAACAATACGATCCCTATCGTTTTCTATTTTAGCGATAATTTTGTACCTTAATGCTTACATGGCGATGTTTTCAGATTTAAACCGCTGCCTGCCAAATGTGAAACGTGCCTTTTATGGTATGCAGGGCGGCGATCCCTAAGAGAATTTAAAACATGGACAGCGCCTTTTTAACATCCGCAAGATGGCTTAAATTTCTTAAATCGAAAAAATTATAAACCTCTGATGATTCAGAATATCCAACAATGCTTTCAATGAGAGTCAAAGTAGGACGTAAATAATTTCTATCTAACGAAAAAACAATCGAATAAGCCCCGATCGGATTATTTAAGGCGAGATAGCAGCAAATAATCACCCAATATAGAGTTAAAAAAATAAGCTCTTAATTTTAAAGCATTTAAAAAACTAATGTCCTTTTACAGCGCCTTGTTTAAGATAGCGTTCAGGCTTTTTCGGCTCCAAAGTAATGCGGGCACTATCGCCAATCGGTTCGCCTTTCAAGGAAATATCTCTTGGATT
The sequence above is drawn from the Acetobacteraceae bacterium genome and encodes:
- the ribB gene encoding 3,4-dihydroxy-2-butanone-4-phosphate synthase — translated: MCSTTQNPSKKKLSNLKEEIYRAVQAIKTRKMVIMTDDEDRENEGDLVIAAQFATPQAINFMTRQACGLICLSLSPNQIDRLKLPPMTLENKSQHETPFTVSIEAASGVTTGISAFDRSHTIRVAASPDAKPEEIVSPGHIFPLRAHPKGVLGRNGHTEGALDLVKLAGLGEGAVICEIMAKDGTMMRGAELKEYAQRHHFPMISIKNLITWISEHGTQALENFESEQEEIPSSCICTASAEMPDLYAGSDLKIHVFRFPNSLNPNKEIEQIALVKGDLSEGTPLVRLHSACLTGDALGSLRCDCGPQLQEALRRIKAAPSGALIYLRDHEGRGIGLEAKIKAYALQDKGLDTVAANEALGYPADLRDFSQGIEILKTLGAKSVRLMTNNPRKIAALEKAGLKIESQERLELPTQEFNRFYLETKKKRLGHALELPKNASPSTLDIL
- a CDS encoding 6,7-dimethyl-8-ribityllumazine synthase, with product MSLRPVSTNMVPKFTNAPKIAVIVSQFNEEVTNGLLEGAQALLKENNLPNAELFKAPGAFELPLIARALAKSGKYEGVVALGCVIKGDTAHFEYISGEAARGMMAVQLETGIPASFGILTVYSQKEALVRSAKDESNKGREAMLACLQTIKTLRKI